A part of Lutra lutra chromosome 2, mLutLut1.2, whole genome shotgun sequence genomic DNA contains:
- the LOC125093362 gene encoding protein CEBPZOS-like has translation MMARTMEPVAKKIFKGVLVAELLGVFGAYFLFNKMNTSQDFRQMMSKKFPFILEVYYKSIEQSGMYGVREQDQEKWLNSKN, from the coding sequence ATGATGGCCCGCACTATGGAACCAGTGGCAAAGAAGATCTTTAAAGGAGTTTTAGTAGCTGAACTCTTGGGCGTTTTTGgagcatattttttatttaataagatgAACACAAGCCAAGATTTCAGGCAAATGATGAGCAAGAAATTTCCCTTCATCTTGGAAGTTTATTACAAATCCATTGAACAGTCTGGAATGTATGGAGTCAGAGAGCAAGATCAAGAAAAATGGTTGAATAGCAAAAATTAG